AAAAGAAGAATCAAATTAGAGGAAGCTTGGGATTCCGTAGAAGGCGTTTTTAGTCATTCCACTATCTTCATGTTTAGCAAGCTGTCCTCCTTTCCAGGAAGGTGAAATTTCTCTGATCTCTCTTCGTTGAATACCTGAGTCAAGTCGCCTCGGTTCGCTCTACTATATAAGCTTCCCCCGCTCCCCTGTTTTCCACCACCTTGGCTGCCTTCATGTATCCATTCCTTCCTTTGCCTCTTAATTCCATTCTTGGATTAATCTCTCGTTGCGGTATTTCATTTGGAGGATTATCAGCAAGTTTTTACCAGGTGAGACTTCTCCagattaaatgaaaattttgagttctcttttcttccctaAATTTTCCTGCTCTCTTCATGTAACTGGTGCTGGTATGGTCATGCctatttttccttgatttattCCACACATCCTTCGCACAAGgaacgaaaagaaaatttacatcCTGTGTTGTGTTGTTTGTCTGTTCTCTCCTTTGTAGATCTGTTAATTCTCGAGCAAATTAAGATACATGGTcaggtttgtttttctttacGTTTCTTTTCCTTGCCCAAAGAATTACTTCGTTCTAATATACTTTCCAGaacagaacaaaaagaaaaagaagcttcTGAAAAGAACAGAGAACCATCAATAACCCTGTTATCCCACTCCAAATGGCCTTCCCATGCCCTCTGATTCACATTATGTTGAGCTTGGATGTCCCTTCTTGCATGGTCTCCTGTACAACTCCAAAGAATAATTGACAGATTTTGCTGTAAGTCGCCCACCGTTAGTAAAACCTAGAATAGTCAACTTCTTATCCCTGCTCAGAGTTGGTTGGATGGGTGAGAAGTCCCCATGTATTTGTAGCCTTGCCGATTAGGCGCTCCACTAACATGCTTTTATTGACATCTACTACGCCTGCTGATCTTTGATCGACTTCCCTCTGTAGCCATCTTCATTCCATGTGCTGAGATTTCTTCCATTATGAACTTGCCGCGTTGCTCCCTGTCCGACTATTTCCATTCCTTCTAATAGACTGGCCCATCCCCTAGAAACTCTTGCCCCTTTGTTTAGCTATTAAAAAGGGAGCAATTAAGGTAACAGCTTCCTTTCAGCACCTTCAGCCATAAAGCATGATGTTCTTCAGTTGTTCTCGAGGCAAATATGAACTATCATTAGCAAGGTCCTATAAACCTAACCCTCCCGTAAATTTGGGTTGAGTAAGACACTGGCAAGTCTTCCAAGGAGTTTACCCTCTTGTCCCCTGTGTCCCCAGTAGTTGTTGAAAATCATGGTATCAACTCATTTCCACCGTGCATATTTCTGGCCACGCTTTCCCTTGAAAAGTTTACGGCCTCACTTTTAGATATTCCTCAGAGGTCCATATTGAAGGAAATCCCAGGAATTTAGCAAAGTTTTCCGCAACATTCATACCTGGAGCATTACACACTTCTTCGTGTTCTGAGAAGATTCAGGACCGAAACACAGCAGATTCTGCACACTAATCTCTTGACCTCGTGCAAGGTTAACCTTCTAAAAGTTCCTTCAATGTCCTACAATTAGAAACAGAAGCTTCTATAAAGAACGGAGAAGCGTCAGTAAAAAAAGAGTGCGATAATTGAGCAGCTCCTTTTCACCTTGATACCCTTCATTTTAATGCGGACGACGGCTTTATTGAGTTAGGCAGACAAGCAATCAGTGAGAATTATGAATAGAAATGAATATGGAGTGTCTCCCTGACTATTCACCTAAGAAGATCGTATGATGCTGGactctttcccttttataaCTAGTCTATAAGGTAAGTCATGATCCATTTTATCCAAACAGCATCAAAACTCTGAccccagaaaataaaaattaaaaaaaagcatCAAAACCCCTTGTTCCCATGACTTTTTGCTAAATAACCCCCCTCAAACCTGTCATAGCCTTCCCTCGCGAAGCTTGCCAATGATCGCCTAGTCGACCCTCATGAGAGGCTCGCTGACACTTGCTCGGCTGCCCCTGGTAGCCTGGTCAATGCTCATGTGAAGCTCACTGATGCTCACCTCCAGTAGCCTGGTCAATGCTCATGCAAAGCTCACCGACACTGAAGCAAGGCTTGCCGGATCCCCAGTGGCCACCCAAGTTTCGATTTGCCCTTACCAGCATCAGGGTTATTAGGGGTAGCAGCTCATGGGCCTGGAATTTGCCATTGAAGGAAGAACATGACGTCCTTGGGACGTTCTGACTCTTGCCAATTTGCTTCTTTGCCTCAAATTTATAGCAGGGTCAAAAGCAAATTAAGTTGCCGTTTCAAATCCCTGCAGGTTTCCTCTTTAGCAAATTCCACCAATATAACAACCCAAATCATGCTGtatgcttcttttctttctttagggTCCTTCCATTTTCATTCTTGGTCTCGCACCTCGATTACAATTAACAGTTTGGAAGTGCCGAAGTACTTATTTATTGGATagaagtcaaaatataaatgcTGAAAGCTAAACAGTTTTGCAGCTGGAAATGGAATACTAACTGACCACATTTTTCCCCTAATGCTCTCAGCAGGCTGACAATGGATGTCGACCAATTTATGGGATTCATCAAAGTATCTTGAGTCTTGTTCAAAAGGTCGGTGACCTCAGTGGAGTTGAAACGAATATGGGTGCTCTGGAAATGAATATGAGTATGGTGTCAGCCAGGAAGGCTGACATAAGTATACAACTAGAGCAGGAAGAGAGGAGACcgggaaagaagaggaagagagaagttGACTTGTGGATGCAAAGAGCACAATCGCTGGAGGATCAAGTCCACAAGTTAGGAAAAAAAGTTAGAGAGAGGCGTTCCTATTCTTGTCTCATGTTGGCGCATCAGGTCCGTGGCCTTGCGAATGAAGTGGACAAATTGCACGAGAAGGCTAGATTTGATAACGGTCTCACACTGGCTGTGAAACCGGCCCGAGGCTATGAACTACAACCAGGTGAACTGGTGGGACAAGCTTCTCGGACAAAAAGGGATGAGATCTGGGATTGCTTGATGAACGAAGAGGTGCTCCAAGTGGGTGTTTGGGGACAGGCGGGAGTGGGCAAAACCTTTCTCGCGAAGCATATACATGATCAGATAGTGCAAGATTGTTCAAGGTTCGATGGTGCTTGTTTGGTCAATGTATCACAAGAAGGCACTGTTGGTATGATACAAACTGATATTGTGAACTATCTCGAACTAGATTTGACAGAGGTGAGCTGTGTTTACTGGGGCGCAAGACTGCGGGAGGCATTGCAGGGTAGGAGACTCCTCCTTATCTTGGACGATGTTAGGAAACCTTACTCTTTGGAAAAACTGGGTATAGCCCTAGAAAGAAATGGATGCAAATTGATC
The window above is part of the Eucalyptus grandis isolate ANBG69807.140 chromosome 6, ASM1654582v1, whole genome shotgun sequence genome. Proteins encoded here:
- the LOC104429254 gene encoding disease resistance protein RFL1 isoform X1; amino-acid sequence: MYPFLPLPLNSILGLISRCGISFGGLSASFYQQADNGCRPIYGIHQSILSLVQKVGDLSGVETNMGALEMNMSMVSARKADISIQLEQEERRPGKKRKREVDLWMQRAQSLEDQVHKLGKKVRERRSYSCLMLAHQVRGLANEVDKLHEKARFDNGLTLAVKPARGYELQPGELVGQASRTKRDEIWDCLMNEEVLQVGVWGQAGVGKTFLAKHIHDQIVQDCSRFDGACLVNVSQEGTVGMIQTDIVNYLELDLTEVSCVYWGARLREALQGRRLLLILDDVRKPYSLEKLGIALERNGCKLIVTSRSKEVCERMNCHEVVHIPTPPDEIPQELLEEL
- the LOC104429254 gene encoding disease resistance protein RFL1 isoform X2, with product MYPFLPLPLNSILGLISRCGISFGGLSASFYQADNGCRPIYGIHQSILSLVQKVGDLSGVETNMGALEMNMSMVSARKADISIQLEQEERRPGKKRKREVDLWMQRAQSLEDQVHKLGKKVRERRSYSCLMLAHQVRGLANEVDKLHEKARFDNGLTLAVKPARGYELQPGELVGQASRTKRDEIWDCLMNEEVLQVGVWGQAGVGKTFLAKHIHDQIVQDCSRFDGACLVNVSQEGTVGMIQTDIVNYLELDLTEVSCVYWGARLREALQGRRLLLILDDVRKPYSLEKLGIALERNGCKLIVTSRSKEVCERMNCHEVVHIPTPPDEIPQELLEEL
- the LOC104429254 gene encoding disease resistance protein RFL1 isoform X3, whose protein sequence is MGALEMNMSMVSARKADISIQLEQEERRPGKKRKREVDLWMQRAQSLEDQVHKLGKKVRERRSYSCLMLAHQVRGLANEVDKLHEKARFDNGLTLAVKPARGYELQPGELVGQASRTKRDEIWDCLMNEEVLQVGVWGQAGVGKTFLAKHIHDQIVQDCSRFDGACLVNVSQEGTVGMIQTDIVNYLELDLTEVSCVYWGARLREALQGRRLLLILDDVRKPYSLEKLGIALERNGCKLIVTSRSKEVCERMNCHEVVHIPTPPDEIPQELLEEL